CCGATGAGCGGCGGGTCCGCGGGGCGGACCCGGGCGAACGCCCCCGGTTGCGCGGGCCGGGGTCGCTGCCAGGGATTGGCGGGCGGAACCGGCGCCGGGACGGACGGCGCGGCGGCCGTACCGGGACGGACGCCGTAACCGGAGGGCTTTCCCGTCGGCGAAGACGCGGGCACCGGGGACACGTCGGACGGGGAAAGGGGAGGCGGAGACACGGCAGGCGGGGACACGGGCGCCGAGGCCGCCCCGCCCGGCCCGTCTGATGAACCGGCTGCACCGTTCGGCCCACGGGAACCGTCACGGTCCCCGGCACCACCAGAACCGCCGGACCCCTCGGCCGCACCGGGCGGAGACGGCGTGTCCCGCGGACCCGGTATCCCGGACGGCTGGTCGGACGTAGGCATGGGACCCCTCCCCACGCGGGGCCGCCGTACCGCTGAGCGTCGGCGCGTCACCCGCTGTCTCGTTGCTCGCGTCCCGGCGGAAACCGTCAGGCGACGCGTGGCCGAAACAGTAGCGGCGCGTCGCCCGGGCGAACCGGCCCCGACGCCCCTGTGGCAGGACCGTGACACGACGGGGGGCATGCCGACGGCCCGGCCGCCCTCCGCGCCCGGCAACGCGCGATCCGTACAGGTCGACGCGTCCGTCGAGCCTCCGCCAAGCCGTCCGGACCAGCGCGGAGCAGGACGGTTCCGTACGGAGCCGCGCGGTTCCAAACAGACCGCGCGGCTCCGTACGGAACCACTCGGAGCCGCGCGGGGCGGTTCGTAACAGCAGGCAACCGCGCGGAACCGCGCGAAGCCGGTCAGACGTGGGGTTCGGCAGGCACCCAGGAGGGCCGTTCCTCGGTCTGTTCCAGCCATGAGGCGGGCGGGGCGCCGGCCGGGGACGCCGCGACGATCCCGCCGACGATGGCACAGGTGGTGTCGACGTCCCCGCCCGCCTGGGCGGTCACCCAGAACGCGTCCTCGTACGAGCCGAGGGCGCGGGCCGCCGACCAGAGAGCGAAGGGGACCGTGTCCTGGGCGCTGGTGCGACGGCCGTTGCCGAGGACCGCGGCGACCGTCGTGGGGTCCTCGTAGTCCAGCATGTCCTTGGCCCGCCGCAGCCCGGCCACCACCGCGCTGCGCGGCAGCAGGGCGATCACCGCGTCCAGCAGCGCTTCCGGTGAGGGCGGCCCTCCGGGGGAGGCGGCTAGGGCCGCGGCGGCGGCCACGGCCATCGCTCCGGTCACCGCCTCGTGGTGCTGGTGCGTGGTGTAGGAGGAGATCTCGGCCTGATGGGTGGCCTGCTCCGGGTCGTCGGCGTACCAGGCTCCGAGCGGCGCGATGCGCATGGCGGAGCCGTTGCCCCAGGACCCCTGCCCCTGGAACAGCCCGGCGGCGAGTCCCTGCCAGTCACCGCCCTCACGTACCAGCCGGAGCATTCTGTTCACCGCGGGACCGTAGCCGCGGTCGAAGTCGTGGTGTTCGGCGAAGGAGTGGGCCAGCGCGTCCTGGTCGATGCGGCCGTGCTCGGCGAGCACCGCCACTACCGAGCAGGCCATCTCGGTGTCGTCGGTCCACTGCCAGGGCCCCGGCGGCAGGGTGCGACTGCGCAGCAGCGGATAGTTCACGGGGACGAAGAACTGGGAGCCCAGGGCGTCTCCGACGGAGAGGCCGCGCAGGCTGGCGAGAGTACGCGCGTAACGACGTTCGAAGGTTTCGGAGGAGTAAGAGGTCATCTTCCTGCCACTCTATCCAGTAGTGCCGTGACGGACCGGGAACCGCTCCATCGGTCTGGCGGGCCGCTCCGCCCGGTTCCCTGGACACGCCGTCCGGTTCCGGGGATCGCTGCGGCCGGCCCCGGGACAGCGGCCACCGGTCCAGGGACCCGCACGGCCACCGGTCCAGGGACCCGCACCATCCAGTCTCGACGACCGGCCGCCCTATCCGGTGATGCCGTACGGCTCGGGGGTCCGCCAGCGCGCGAACGGGCGATCGAGCGTGTAGCGGCCGTCGGGCCCGAGCAGCAGTGTCCGGGTCTCGCCGTTGCCCGGGTTGGACAGCGACTCGAACTCGGCGACCGACCAGTGCAGCCAGCGCATGCAGAACAGTCTCATGGTGAGCCCATGCGTCACGAGCAGCACGTTCGGTGGGTGGTCGGGGTCCTGGAAACTGCGGTGCAGGCTCTCCAGGAAGGCGTCGACCCGGTCGTAGACGTCGGCCCCGGACTCGCCCTGCGCGAAGCGGTAGAAGAAGTGCCCGTAAGCGTCCCGGTTTGCCTTCTGGAGCCGCACGTCGTCGCGGTCCTGCCAGTTTCCCCAGTCCTGCTCGCGCAGCCGGGGCTCCTCGCGCACCCGCACACGGGTGAGGTCGAGCCCGAGCGAGCGAAAGGTCTCGTGGGTCCGGCGGTAGGGGGAGACGTAGACGCTCACCCGCTCCTCGCCGAACACCTCGCGCAGCCGGAGGCCGGCCGCCTCCGCCTGCTGGAGCCCGGTGTGCGTCAGCCGCAGGGCATGGTCGGGCTCACGTTCGTACACCGTGTCGTCCACATTGCCCTCGGACTCTCCGTGCCGTACGAGGACGATGCGCTGCGGTCGGGCCATGGGACGACCCTAGGGCGTGGTTCGAACGGTCGCACGGACCGGACTCCGGGAAGCGCAGGCCCCGGCAGCACGAACCCCGGACAACGCGGGCCACGGACGGCGCAGGCGACAGACGGCGCAGGCGACAGACGGCTCGGCGGCGCGAAGGACACCGCCCCCGAGCCGCAGGGCTCCCGGCAGCGGCCCCGGCCCCGGGATCTGTCAGGCCACCGTCCAGGACGGTTCCAGTTGGACGACGTCCCCGGCCAGAGCCAGAACGTCCGTCTCCGTCTCGGCGCGGTCCGACAGCCGCTCGGCGCTCTGGATCCGGTACTTTCCGCGCTCCGCGCTCGACTGCCACATGGACAGCACCAGGAACTCGTGGCCCGGCGCTTCGCCGAACACCCCCCGCAGCATGCCCGGCGAACCCGCCATGGCCGGGTTCCAGACCCGGTACTGCATGAGCGCGAAGTGTTCCACCCGGTCCTCGCGGACCTTGCTGTGGGCGACCCTGACGACGTCGGCGTCGGTGAAGTCCGGTTCGAAACCGGTCTTCACGTCGAAGCGGTGCTCGAACAGCTTGACCTGTACGTCGCGGTAGGCTCCCGGACGCCCGGGGGTCGCGGCGTCACCGGCCCGCGCCATGTAGGAGTCGTAGAAGACCCGGTTCTCCCAGAACGCGAAGACGTGGGCGACGTCCGGACGTCCCCGGCTCCACCCGCCGCCCTGTCCTCGGAACCCCGGCTCACCGAGCAGCCCCGCCCCCTGTCGCTGCCCCTGTTCGAACCCATGACGGTCCACCACGGCGCAGCGCATCCACTTGACCAGCACCGCGCCATCGTACGGCTCCGGGCGTGGCGCGCGTCACTCTCCGGTGGAGAACGTCCTGACTCCGTCCCTGGGCCGTGTCTGGCCATTCCCGGTACGGACGGCCCAGAATGATCTCCATGACCGGTCTGCACTCGCATCCCTTGTTCTCCCGGCTGGAATCCGCCCGGCGCGTACTCGTCGCGGGCGCCGGCGGCGGCTTCGACATCTACGCCGGTCTGCCGATCGCGCTCTCCCTCCTGCACCAGGGGAAGGACGTCACGCTCGCCAATCTCACCTTCAGCTCGATCGACAGCCTCCCCCTGGGCGACTGGGTCGCTCCGGACGTCGCGGCCGTCACCCCCGAAAGCTCCCCGTACCAGACGTACTTCCCCGAGCGCACCCTTGCCCAGTGGCTCGCGCGGCACGGGTACCCGAGCACCGTCCACGCTCTCGCGCGGGTCGGGGTCCAGCCGCTGCGGGAGGCGTACCTGGCGCTGATCGAGCGCCACCGCATCGACGCGGTCGTCCTCGTCGACGGCGGTACGGACATCCTCATGCGCGGCGACGAGTCCGGTCTCGGCACGCCGGAGGAGGACCTGGCCTCCGTCGCCGCGCTCGCCGGGATCGACGTGCCGGAGCGGCTGATCGTCTCCGTCGGATTCGGGGTCGACGCGTATCACGGGGTCAGTCACGGGCTCGTGCTGGAGAACATCGCCGCCCTGGAGCGGGACGGCGCCTACCTCGGGGCGTTCTCCCTCTCCCGTTCGACGCGCGAGGGCGCGCTCTATCTCGACGCGGTCGCGCACGCGCAGGAGAACACCCCCGACCATCCCAGCATCGTCAACGGGTCAATCGCCGCAGCGGTCCGTGGCTCGTTCGGGGACGTACGGTTCACCTCGCGCACCAAGGGCAGTGAACTCTTCATCAACCCCCTGATGTCCCTCTGCTTCGCCTTCGAACTGGAGGGCGTGGCCCGCAACTGCCTCTACCTCGACCGAATCGAGGACACTCACCTCCTGCGCCAGGTCAGCAGCCGGATAGAGCTGTTCCGCGAGGAGACCGTCCAGCGTCCACCCCTCCGCATCCCGCACTGAGGCATCGCCCGACGGCGCGGGCACGTACGGGGCTCGGGGCGACGCCCGTCCGTCGGCGCACGGACCGCTTCAGGCCACTTCGGTCCGGGTGTGGCCCGATCCGGCCGCCCGGGGCCAACGCGGTTGGATCCGACGCAAGTTATGGCCATCATCGGGTTGTAGGACCGGACCGGTGGCGCAGCGGCATGAAGGGAAGTCCGATGAGCACCCCCAGCAGCAATCCGAACAAGGACATCGAGAAGGTCGAAGTACGGCTCAAGTGGGACCCCAGCGAGTTCGGTGAACCGCCCAACGACCTGGACCTCATCGCGGGTACGTACCTCGCCGACGCCCCGTTCGGCGACCCCGACTATCTGGTGCACCACGACAGCCGCTCCCCCGACGGCACGATCACCCTGAACCGGGACAGCCGCACCGGCCAGGGGCTCGGGTTCGACGAGGTCATGACCCTGGAACTCGAGCGGCTCGCGGAGCGGTACGTACGGGTCGTCGTGGGTGTGGCGATCCAGCAGCGCGACGGCCGCAAGACGTTCGGCGCGGTGGCCGGCACCGGCGTGCAGATCCGCGAGGGCTACACCGAACTGGGCGAGGACGACTTCTCGCGCGTCGCCTCGGCGACGGCGGCGGTCGTGGCCGAGTTCACCCGGGACGGCGCGGGCATCTGGACCTACCACGGGGCACTGCGGGGCTTCGACGGCGACCCGAGTACCTTCGCCGCCGAGATGGGCGGGTCCGGGCCGTCCGTCTGAACGCCCGGTCGGCCCCGGTCGCGTGTACGCACGAAGGGGACCGACCACTGGTCGGTCCCCTTCGTGCACCGCTGATCAGCTACGGGCGCGGATCACGCCGGACGGCGCTCCGGCGTGCCTCCGCCCGGTTCACTGGCGGAGACCACCTGTTCCAGGCGTGCGCTGTTCCTCGGCATCCGGCTCTCGATCGGGAAACGCACGCAGCCTCGGTGTCGAGCTCTGCAAGCGCCTCATGGAGTCTGGCGACTGTGGCGACCTTGCCGGCGAAGTACCCGTTGAGGAAGTCGCCGTCACAGGCCCTGCGAAGCAGCCACGGTCGGGCAGTTGGATCGTCGTGTCTGCAGAGTGCTTCAACGACATGGACGCGCCCCCAGCCTGTGACTCGCTCGGCGAGCCGGAGCAGGGCTTCGACTCCTCCTGTCCGCCGCTCGAAGGCGTGCGCCGCCAGCGGCCCGAAGCGGTCGGAGAGCAGCCCGATCGTCTGAATCAGCGGGATGTCGTCAGCTGTTCCCACAGCGGCGAGCAGGGCGAGCCCTACGGTGACTGAGCAGCGATCGGTGCCATAGCGGATCCGCCAGCGGCCCGTTTGGCGGGCGCGTTCTGCGTCCGCCCGCTCAGCCGCGGCGGTGATGTGCTCGTTGTGGTGGATCGGGACGTAGACGTCGTGGAAGACGTCGGCCAGTTCGCTGGGCAGGGCAGAGGCCCTCGCGAAATGCGCGTCCAGAATGAGCACAATATCCTTGCC
The DNA window shown above is from Streptomyces sp. NBC_00247 and carries:
- a CDS encoding ADP-ribosylglycohydrolase family protein, with the protein product MTSYSSETFERRYARTLASLRGLSVGDALGSQFFVPVNYPLLRSRTLPPGPWQWTDDTEMACSVVAVLAEHGRIDQDALAHSFAEHHDFDRGYGPAVNRMLRLVREGGDWQGLAAGLFQGQGSWGNGSAMRIAPLGAWYADDPEQATHQAEISSYTTHQHHEAVTGAMAVAAAAALAASPGGPPSPEALLDAVIALLPRSAVVAGLRRAKDMLDYEDPTTVAAVLGNGRRTSAQDTVPFALWSAARALGSYEDAFWVTAQAGGDVDTTCAIVGGIVAASPAGAPPASWLEQTEERPSWVPAEPHV
- a CDS encoding histidine phosphatase family protein; its protein translation is MARPQRIVLVRHGESEGNVDDTVYEREPDHALRLTHTGLQQAEAAGLRLREVFGEERVSVYVSPYRRTHETFRSLGLDLTRVRVREEPRLREQDWGNWQDRDDVRLQKANRDAYGHFFYRFAQGESGADVYDRVDAFLESLHRSFQDPDHPPNVLLVTHGLTMRLFCMRWLHWSVAEFESLSNPGNGETRTLLLGPDGRYTLDRPFARWRTPEPYGITG
- a CDS encoding DUF4937 domain-containing protein; amino-acid sequence: MLVKWMRCAVVDRHGFEQGQRQGAGLLGEPGFRGQGGGWSRGRPDVAHVFAFWENRVFYDSYMARAGDAATPGRPGAYRDVQVKLFEHRFDVKTGFEPDFTDADVVRVAHSKVREDRVEHFALMQYRVWNPAMAGSPGMLRGVFGEAPGHEFLVLSMWQSSAERGKYRIQSAERLSDRAETETDVLALAGDVVQLEPSWTVA
- a CDS encoding DUF1152 domain-containing protein, coding for MTGLHSHPLFSRLESARRVLVAGAGGGFDIYAGLPIALSLLHQGKDVTLANLTFSSIDSLPLGDWVAPDVAAVTPESSPYQTYFPERTLAQWLARHGYPSTVHALARVGVQPLREAYLALIERHRIDAVVLVDGGTDILMRGDESGLGTPEEDLASVAALAGIDVPERLIVSVGFGVDAYHGVSHGLVLENIAALERDGAYLGAFSLSRSTREGALYLDAVAHAQENTPDHPSIVNGSIAAAVRGSFGDVRFTSRTKGSELFINPLMSLCFAFELEGVARNCLYLDRIEDTHLLRQVSSRIELFREETVQRPPLRIPH
- a CDS encoding TerD family protein; this translates as MSTPSSNPNKDIEKVEVRLKWDPSEFGEPPNDLDLIAGTYLADAPFGDPDYLVHHDSRSPDGTITLNRDSRTGQGLGFDEVMTLELERLAERYVRVVVGVAIQQRDGRKTFGAVAGTGVQIREGYTELGEDDFSRVASATAAVVAEFTRDGAGIWTYHGALRGFDGDPSTFAAEMGGSGPSV